The nucleotide sequence ATGTAGAAAAATTTTCCTGGTTTGAAGTTTTGGATAAATTGACAGTAAAACCCGCACAGGTGATAAAGGAAAAGACGGGTGTATTAAAAGAAGGGGCGATTGCGGATATCGTGGTGATAAACCCCGAAATAAAATGGCGGTTGACGCCTGAGAATATAAAGTCTAAATCGCTTAATACCCCACTTTTAAATAAAGAACTCACGGGTCGAGCTGAATATGTTTTGGTCAACGGTGAAATCAAATACGAGGCGAGTGCCTAATGGATGAAATAAAAGATGTAAAAGATATTCCCGCGGTTGATAAAATTTTAAACTTCCCGGAACTAAGAGATTATGTTGAGAGACTGGACCGGAGATATCTCGTCCAGATCGTCCGGGAAAAGACCGAAGAATTTAGAAAAAAGATATTGAATGGAGAAAGATCGCAGATTGCAGAATTGAAAAACTCCATTGTTGATGAAATAAGAGAATTGCTTCAGCCTTATTATACTTATGCGATCAATGGTCTGGGTGTCATTCTCCACACCGGTCTGGGCCGGGCACCATATCTTGCGTATATTGCCAATACCATGCTGGAATTGAGTGCGGGCTATTTTAGATTGCAGATCGATGAAGAGGGGCGGCGTGCTGACCGCTATCAGCGAATAAGCCGATTGCTCCAGTTGCTCACCGGTGCCGAAGCCGGGATGTTTGTGAATAATAATGCCGCAGCCACCCTCTTGATCCTCAATACACTCTGTAAAGGTAAAGAAGTGATTATCTCCCGGGGGCAGTTGATCGAAATCGGTGGTTCGTTCCGGATTCCCGAGGTCATGGCGCAGAGTGGAGCAATATTGAGGGAGGTGGGTACTACAAATCGGACACATTTGAAGGATTATGAAACAGCGATTAACGAGAATACCGGTGCCCTGTTGCGGGTACACCAATCCAATTACCGGATAATTGGTTTTACCAAAGAGGTGCCGCTGGAAGAGCTCGTTTCACTGGGTAGAAAATATAATCTCCCGGTGATCGATGACTTGGGGAGCGGTGCCCTGATTGATTTTTCAAAGTATGACTTACCAAAAGAGCCGCTCGTCCAGGATAGTATCAAAATTGGTGCGGACCTTGTCTGTTTTAGTGGTGACAAACTCCTCGGTGGTCCCCAGGCAGGGATCATCGTAGGAAAGAAGGAATATATTGAACGGTTGAAGCGCAATCCCCTGACCCGGGCATTGCGCTGTGATAAGGTGACCAGCGCCATATTGGAAGCAACTCTTCAATTATTTCTCTATAAAGAAGAATTGATCATCGAGAACCACGGCGTGATGGAATTGATCTTAAAACCGATTTCCAAAATAAAAAGTCAGGCCCGTTGGTGTCTTAAACGGCTGGAGAACCTACCGGGATTAAAATGTAGTATTGAATCTTCGGTCTCGGAAATCGGTGGTGGTTCGCTGAGTACCGAACAACTCCCTACCTATGTTTTAGCAATCAAACCAGAAAAGATGCCGGTTGAAAGACTTGCCCGGGCAATGAGGTTGAACCGGCCACCGATATTTGGTCGGATTGAAGATGACCGGTATCTGCTCGATTTCCGGACAATTTTTGAAGGTGAGGAGAGGCCGATTGTTGAAGCCCTGAAAAGAATCATAGGTTGATGAACGAGGTTCCCAAAAAACATATCGTTATCGGGACTGCCGGGCACATCGACCATGGCAAGAGTGCATTAATCAAATCCCTTACCGGCACGGATCCAGACCGATTAAAAGAAGAAAAAGAGCGGGGTATGACGACGGATTTGGGTTTTGCTTTTTTTGGTGATGATGTGACGATCATCGATGTGCCAGGGCATGAGAAGTTCGTGCGCCACATGCTCGCCGGTGCCAGCACGATTGATTTTGTATTACTGGTAGTCGCTGCCGATGATGGGGTCATGCCCCAGACGATTGAGCATTTTGAAATCCTGAAATTGCTCCAGATAAAAAGGGGTATAATCGTCATCACCAAGATTGACCTGGTGGATCAAAAGCAGATTGATAGGGTGATCGCGGATATCAAAGCACTGACCGCGGATTCTTTTCTCGCAGATGCCCCGATTGTGCTTGTTTCCAACCAAACCGGTGCTGGGATTGAAGATTTAAAAAGATTATTGAAACAGTTGATCGATCAGACCGAGCCTAAAAAGGATAAGGGAGTTTTCCGAATGCCCATTGACCGATGTTTCACCATGAAAGGATTCGGCACGGTCATCGCTGGCACAGTGCTCTCCGGGCGGATAAAGGTAGGGGATACTGTAGAACTTTTACCTCAAAAAAAAGAATTGAAAGTCCGAGGCATTGAGGTTCACAATAAAAAGGTTCCAGAGGTCGGAACCGGTTTTCGGGCAGCAATCAATATCGTGGGTGCAGAAAAAGAAGAGATTGAAAGGGGTAATGTCATTGCCCAACCCGGATTCTTTCTGCCTTCTTTATTTATGAATGGTTCGCTTTATCTATTGAATTCTGTCCCACCGTTAAAGAGTTTTACCCGGATAAGACTTCATCTGGGAACCGGCGAGTTCATCGCCCGTGTGGTGCTCTTAGAGAAAAAGGTCCTGGAACCGGGAGAGAAATCCATGGTTCAATTCCGACTGGAATCGCCTGCAGTCTGTGATATTGGCGACCGTTTTGTGATCCGGACCTATTCGCCACCGATAACAATCGGTGGGGGTGTGATTCTGGAACCCAAGGCAGAGAAGATAAAAGGGTTTGATGAGGAGATTTTAGACCATCTCAAGAAACTGGAAACACAGGAACCCGCAGTCATCGTGGAGGAAGAGTTGAATCGCAGTCTCACGATACCCCTGAGGGTTGAGGAGATTGCCCGGGAGGTAAATCTTCCGGTGGAGAGCGTTAAGGAAATCGTTAACGGATTGCTCGAGAAAAAAACAATTGTTCTTATTGATGAGAAGCGAGGACTTTATTACTCGAGCAAAAATATCACCAAACTGGAAGAGATGATTAGGGAAATTTTAAAGACCTTTCATAACGAAAATCCGACGCTCGTGGGCATGGCGAAGATTGAATTGATGAATAAATTGCCTAAGGGATTGGACCATACGCTTTTCAATTTCTTGATTGATTCGCTGGTGAAGAATTCAAAGATTAAAGCAACTGCTGATGGAAAGATAAGCCTCTTTGATTTTCAGGTGAAGGTGGATGAGGCATTCGCAGAGATGGCAAAGAGAATTGAGAAGATATATTTTGAGGCAGGATTTCAGACTCCAACGATAGAGGCGATCATTGTACAGGGGATTGGTCCTGTGGAACTTATCAAAAAAGCCTATCGTTATCTGCTGGATAACAAAACATTGATCAATGTGGGGGAGGGGGTGGTATTCCACAAAGAACGAGTAGAAGAAGCGAAGAATAAATTGTTGAATTTTTTGAAAGAAAAAAAAGAGATAAGAGTTGCCGAATTCCGGGACCTGTTAAACGCCAGCAGAAAATACGCATTACCCCTTTTGATATATTTTGATTCCAAGGGCATAACTATTAAGAGGGGTGAGGTTAGGGTTAAAGGACTTGGCGGAGGCGTGTAGGAATCGAACCTACCGTCCCCCTTTCGAGGGACAACCGGGTTTGAAGCCCGTCAGGCACACCAGCACCCATCCGCCTCCGCACTGCAATTATATCTACCCCTTTGGCTTTGTCAAGAAGCCATGGAATTTTTTATGTTTACTTTTTGCCGATTTTGATTATAATCTTTTTAATTTTGGGAGGTGACTATGAGAAAAATATTGATATTCGGGATAGTCTTGTTTTTCGGGTGCGGGCAGAAGAGCACGACGCAAGGTCCGATTAAGAAAAATCCTTATCTCCACATCGCGGTAAAGAATTTTGGCGAGATTGTGGTCCGACTTTATCCGGATGAAGCACCGAAGAATGTAAAGAATGTCATGGAACTTGCCAATAAAGGATTTTACAACGGATTGAAATTTCACCGGGTGATTAAGGGGTTTGTGATTCAAGGTGGTTGTCCTAAAGGCGATGGAACCGGAGACCCTGGTTATGAGCTTGAAGATGAGATATCACCGAAACTGAAACATCTAAAAGGCACCGTGGCGATGGCGAACCGAGGACCCAATACGAATGGTTCCCAATTTTATATATGCCTTGAACCCCAACCCCGGCTTGATGGCCGCTACACAATC is from candidate division WOR-3 bacterium and encodes:
- the selA gene encoding L-seryl-tRNA(Sec) selenium transferase, which produces MDEIKDVKDIPAVDKILNFPELRDYVERLDRRYLVQIVREKTEEFRKKILNGERSQIAELKNSIVDEIRELLQPYYTYAINGLGVILHTGLGRAPYLAYIANTMLELSAGYFRLQIDEEGRRADRYQRISRLLQLLTGAEAGMFVNNNAAATLLILNTLCKGKEVIISRGQLIEIGGSFRIPEVMAQSGAILREVGTTNRTHLKDYETAINENTGALLRVHQSNYRIIGFTKEVPLEELVSLGRKYNLPVIDDLGSGALIDFSKYDLPKEPLVQDSIKIGADLVCFSGDKLLGGPQAGIIVGKKEYIERLKRNPLTRALRCDKVTSAILEATLQLFLYKEELIIENHGVMELILKPISKIKSQARWCLKRLENLPGLKCSIESSVSEIGGGSLSTEQLPTYVLAIKPEKMPVERLARAMRLNRPPIFGRIEDDRYLLDFRTIFEGEERPIVEALKRIIG
- a CDS encoding peptidylprolyl isomerase, with the protein product MRKILIFGIVLFFGCGQKSTTQGPIKKNPYLHIAVKNFGEIVVRLYPDEAPKNVKNVMELANKGFYNGLKFHRVIKGFVIQGGCPKGDGTGDPGYELEDEISPKLKHLKGTVAMANRGPNTNGSQFYICLEPQPRLDGRYTIIGEVVEGMAVVEKIGEVPTSGPPFDRPLEDVIMEKVWIEEH
- the selB gene encoding selenocysteine-specific translation elongation factor, which translates into the protein MNEVPKKHIVIGTAGHIDHGKSALIKSLTGTDPDRLKEEKERGMTTDLGFAFFGDDVTIIDVPGHEKFVRHMLAGASTIDFVLLVVAADDGVMPQTIEHFEILKLLQIKRGIIVITKIDLVDQKQIDRVIADIKALTADSFLADAPIVLVSNQTGAGIEDLKRLLKQLIDQTEPKKDKGVFRMPIDRCFTMKGFGTVIAGTVLSGRIKVGDTVELLPQKKELKVRGIEVHNKKVPEVGTGFRAAINIVGAEKEEIERGNVIAQPGFFLPSLFMNGSLYLLNSVPPLKSFTRIRLHLGTGEFIARVVLLEKKVLEPGEKSMVQFRLESPAVCDIGDRFVIRTYSPPITIGGGVILEPKAEKIKGFDEEILDHLKKLETQEPAVIVEEELNRSLTIPLRVEEIAREVNLPVESVKEIVNGLLEKKTIVLIDEKRGLYYSSKNITKLEEMIREILKTFHNENPTLVGMAKIELMNKLPKGLDHTLFNFLIDSLVKNSKIKATADGKISLFDFQVKVDEAFAEMAKRIEKIYFEAGFQTPTIEAIIVQGIGPVELIKKAYRYLLDNKTLINVGEGVVFHKERVEEAKNKLLNFLKEKKEIRVAEFRDLLNASRKYALPLLIYFDSKGITIKRGEVRVKGLGGGV